The stretch of DNA AAACTATTTGTTGGTGAAGTTGTGAAAAGTGTTGAAGATGCTTATATACTATATTGTAATTATGGTCATGCAAAAGGTTTTAGTGTTAAAAAAGGTGATCAACGCTACTTTCCTGGCACTAATGAACTTCAAGCTAAAGAGTTTGAATGTTCTTGTGAGGGTAGTAAAGATGAAAAACGTTCTAATGCTCAAATACCTGTTTACATGAAGCCGACAAATAGAAGTAAATGTAAAGCAAAGCTCAGAATAACTAGGCAACGTGGTGGAGAATGGACGGTCGGTAGATTTGTCATGGAACATAATCATGAAATGCTTGCGGCTGATCAAAGACATTTGTTGAGATCATCACGCAATATTTCGTATGCTCAAAAATCTATTTTGGAGTCCATGGTGAATTCTGGGATAACAGTGTCTAATGCTGTCTCTTATATGATAAATGAAGCACATGGACCACAGAATTTGAGCTTTATTCGAAAAGATGCATATGATTATCTTGTCGCATAAAAAAACAAACGAAAGTTGAGAACGGAGATACTTCTGCATTACTTCATCATTTTATAAACAAGGCAAATAAAGAGTCAAATTTTTATTGGAATGTGCAATTAGATGATGACAATAGAGTGATGAACTTCTTCCTTAGGGATTACAGATGTGAAGTTGATTATGA from Primulina eburnea isolate SZY01 chromosome 6, ASM2296580v1, whole genome shotgun sequence encodes:
- the LOC140835463 gene encoding protein FAR1-RELATED SEQUENCE 5-like; translated protein: MDLNCDDNIEEVGVSNLESVIHRDVEVLSTNSIIDQLESKLFVGEVVKSVEDAYILYCNYGHAKGFSVKKGDQRYFPGTNELQAKEFECSCEGSKDEKRSNAQIPVYMKPTNRSKCKAKLRITRQRGGEWTVGRFVMEHNHEMLAADQRHLLRSSRNISYAQKSILESMVNSGITVSNAVSYMINEAHGPQNLSFIRKDAYDYLVA